Proteins encoded together in one Hymenobacter monticola window:
- a CDS encoding FG-GAP-like repeat-containing protein — MQHPYSRPARAAAFVLLWLPAVPASAQAPSLVSLTPPANGTSVARNAPVVANFSQPVGGGASGALKVFSSQRGGQRAGGAATLVGNTVSYAPLPYGFQPGETVFVSLTTASAAVSGALAVPRVQQFTAAVGGTGQGNFGGGSDLPLPVAVSSVVAGDVDNDGDLDLVVGMNSSAGVSLYLNTGTGTFLPGAEVGMGSNVVAAYLADVNGDGQLDLVSVGGGGYYVVVRRNANGSFVNNQLGLGFQVAVQSLALADVDADGDLDMVLALRNGTVTVSTNNGQGAFVQGSQVATGVQPGRLALADVDADGDLDLLVPAPLGNVVSVHRNDGTGSFGSGTLVTVGTAPQTVALADVDADGDLDLLTPNLSSRSVSLRLNDGTGRFGGGTELALRSAPADLAVGDVNADGRPDVLATGAGSVGTSVLLNTGTGSFGPASAVALPQPGVGLALADVDADGDLDLLTAHAGTSSVSVRLNGPASPLATAGAARAAALQAFPNPATGRVQLVLPPGATAAKLLDALSRVVRTVPAPAGTATLDVASLPAGLYLVRAAGQAVRLTVE; from the coding sequence ATGCAACACCCCTACTCCCGGCCGGCTCGCGCCGCCGCCTTCGTCTTGCTGTGGCTGCCGGCCGTGCCGGCCAGCGCCCAGGCCCCCTCCCTCGTGTCCCTCACGCCGCCGGCCAACGGGACCAGCGTGGCGCGCAACGCCCCGGTGGTGGCCAACTTCAGTCAGCCGGTAGGCGGGGGAGCGTCTGGGGCCCTCAAGGTGTTTAGTAGCCAGCGGGGCGGCCAGCGGGCCGGAGGGGCGGCCACGCTGGTCGGCAATACCGTCAGCTACGCGCCCCTGCCCTACGGCTTCCAGCCCGGCGAAACCGTGTTTGTGAGCCTGACCACGGCTTCGGCCGCGGTGAGCGGCGCCCTGGCCGTGCCCCGCGTGCAGCAGTTCACGGCGGCCGTGGGGGGCACCGGGCAGGGCAACTTCGGCGGCGGCAGCGACCTGCCGCTTCCGGTGGCGGTGTCGTCGGTGGTGGCCGGCGATGTGGACAACGACGGCGACCTCGACTTAGTGGTGGGCATGAACTCGTCGGCGGGCGTCAGCCTCTACCTCAACACCGGCACCGGCACCTTCTTGCCCGGCGCCGAGGTGGGCATGGGCAGCAACGTGGTGGCGGCCTACCTGGCCGACGTGAACGGCGACGGCCAGCTCGACCTGGTGTCGGTGGGCGGGGGTGGCTACTACGTGGTGGTGCGCCGCAACGCCAACGGCAGCTTCGTCAACAACCAGCTCGGGCTTGGCTTCCAGGTGGCGGTTCAATCCCTGGCCTTGGCCGACGTGGACGCCGACGGCGACCTCGACATGGTGCTGGCCTTGCGCAACGGCACGGTGACCGTGAGCACCAACAACGGGCAGGGGGCCTTCGTGCAGGGCTCGCAGGTGGCCACGGGCGTACAGCCCGGCCGGCTGGCGCTGGCCGACGTGGACGCCGACGGCGACCTCGACCTGCTGGTGCCAGCCCCCCTGGGCAACGTGGTGAGCGTGCACCGCAACGACGGCACGGGCAGCTTTGGCAGCGGCACGCTGGTGACCGTGGGCACCGCCCCCCAGACCGTGGCGCTGGCCGACGTGGATGCCGACGGCGACCTCGACCTGCTCACGCCCAACCTCAGCAGCCGCAGCGTGAGCCTGCGCCTGAACGATGGCACCGGCCGCTTTGGGGGCGGCACCGAGCTGGCCCTGCGCAGCGCGCCCGCCGACTTGGCCGTGGGCGACGTGAACGCCGACGGCCGCCCCGATGTGCTGGCCACTGGCGCCGGCAGCGTGGGCACAAGCGTGCTGCTGAACACCGGCACCGGCAGCTTTGGGCCAGCCAGTGCCGTGGCCTTACCGCAGCCCGGCGTCGGCCTGGCCCTGGCCGACGTGGACGCCGATGGCGACCTCGACCTGCTCACCGCCCACGCGGGCACCAGCAGCGTGAGCGTGCGCCTCAACGGCCCCGCCTCCCCGCTGGCCACCGCCGGGGCCGCCAGGGCCGCCGCCCTCCAAGCCTTCCCCAACCCCGCCACCGGCCGGGTGCAACTGGTGCTGCCGCCCGGCGCTACCGCCGCCAAGCTGCTCGACGCCTTGAGTCGCGTAGTGCGCACGGTGCCCGCCCCGGCTGGCACGGCCACCCTCGACGTAGCCAGCCTGCCGGCGGGCCTGTATCTGGTGCGCGCCGCCGGCCAAGCGGTGAGGCTGACGGTGGAGTAG
- a CDS encoding alpha/beta hydrolase fold domain-containing protein: MKFILRILLLLLAAVPAARAQTFIDTTGGRYYRPIFPNVTVTSNVTYGSATTYTGSTQALTMDVYQPTGDVLARRPVIIFAHQGGFITGSKTDAYMVNVCTQLARLGYVTASIEYRLGFPITGFPPPAADTVGVAQAAIRGMQDMRAAVRFFRRDAATTNTYRIQPSYIVVGGSSAGAFMALSAGYIDKATEVPAYVGLNSLGGIEGNSGNPGYSSAVLAVLNLSGATEQPSVIEAGNAPLLSVHGTSDGTVPYLQGRVGSLLPPKYVYGSGRLHPRATQVGIRSTLVRLSRAGHIPFESNTAYADTTFRAIRDFLRPALAQAGTTLAARSVATTQPAAQAYPNPADAAIRIQLPEAWVNLTEAQLLDAAGRVVRTINPVSTRDLSVLRGSLKAGIYLLKFPGQVPVRIEFK; encoded by the coding sequence ATGAAATTCATTCTCCGCATCCTGCTGTTGCTGCTGGCCGCCGTGCCGGCCGCCCGGGCCCAGACGTTCATCGACACCACCGGCGGGCGCTACTACCGGCCCATTTTTCCGAACGTGACCGTGACGTCGAACGTCACCTACGGCTCGGCCACCACCTACACCGGCAGCACCCAGGCGCTGACCATGGACGTGTACCAGCCCACCGGCGACGTGCTGGCCCGGCGCCCGGTCATCATCTTTGCCCACCAGGGCGGCTTCATCACGGGCTCCAAGACCGATGCTTACATGGTGAACGTGTGCACCCAGCTGGCCCGGCTGGGCTACGTCACGGCCAGCATCGAGTACCGCCTGGGCTTCCCCATCACCGGCTTTCCGCCGCCTGCTGCCGACACGGTGGGCGTGGCCCAGGCGGCCATTCGCGGCATGCAGGACATGCGCGCCGCCGTGCGCTTTTTCCGCCGCGACGCGGCCACCACGAATACCTACCGCATTCAGCCCAGCTACATTGTGGTGGGCGGCTCGTCGGCTGGCGCCTTCATGGCCCTCTCGGCAGGCTATATTGACAAAGCCACGGAAGTGCCTGCTTATGTGGGCCTCAACAGCCTGGGCGGCATCGAGGGCAACAGCGGCAACCCCGGTTACAGCAGCGCCGTGCTGGCCGTGCTCAACTTGAGCGGGGCCACCGAGCAGCCCAGCGTCATCGAGGCCGGCAACGCGCCCCTGCTGAGCGTGCACGGCACTTCTGATGGCACCGTGCCCTACCTGCAGGGCCGGGTGGGCTCGCTGCTGCCGCCCAAGTACGTGTACGGCAGTGGGCGCCTGCATCCGCGCGCCACGCAGGTGGGCATCCGCAGCACGCTGGTGCGCCTCTCGCGCGCCGGCCACATTCCCTTCGAAAGCAACACGGCTTACGCCGATACCACCTTCCGCGCCATCCGTGACTTCCTGCGGCCGGCACTGGCCCAGGCCGGTACCACGCTGGCCGCCCGCTCCGTGGCTACTACCCAGCCCGCCGCCCAAGCCTACCCCAACCCAGCTGACGCGGCCATTCGCATCCAGCTGCCCGAGGCCTGGGTGAACCTGACCGAAGCCCAGCTGCTGGACGCCGCCGGCCGCGTGGTGCGCACCATCAACCCGGTCAGCACTCGCGACCTCTCCGTGCTACGCGGTTCGCTCAAGGCGGGGATTTACTTATTGAAATTCCCTGGGCAAGTGCCCGTGCGTATCGAGTTCAAGTAG
- a CDS encoding S66 peptidase family protein: MSVHFPPALQAGQRVALVSPARKISAAELAPAIATLESWGFEVVLGESIAGDFHQFAGNDDLRRADFQRQLDDPTIRAILCARGGYGTARIVDGLDFTAFRAAPKWVAGFSDVTVLNSHLLALGYASIHGVMPVLFHQEDGELALETLRRALFGEAFQPIAAPAHVLNRPGTATGALVGGNLSLLQTITGTASQAGFAGRILFLEDLDEYLYHVDRMMLHLHRSGQLAGLAGLVVGHFSQMRDNAIPFGVTAEEIIDRYARMYDFPVAYNFPVGHEADNLALVVGQTVTLTVDDAGGRLTA; this comes from the coding sequence ATGTCCGTCCATTTCCCTCCCGCCCTTCAAGCCGGCCAGCGCGTGGCCCTTGTGTCGCCCGCCCGCAAAATCTCGGCCGCCGAGCTGGCGCCCGCCATTGCCACCCTCGAAAGCTGGGGCTTCGAAGTGGTGCTCGGCGAGAGCATTGCCGGCGACTTCCACCAGTTTGCCGGCAATGACGACCTGCGCCGCGCCGACTTCCAGCGCCAGCTCGATGACCCCACCATCCGCGCCATCCTCTGCGCGCGGGGCGGCTACGGCACCGCCCGCATCGTGGACGGGCTCGACTTCACCGCCTTCCGGGCCGCGCCCAAGTGGGTGGCCGGCTTCTCCGACGTCACCGTGCTCAACAGCCACTTGCTGGCCTTGGGCTACGCCAGCATCCACGGCGTGATGCCGGTGCTGTTTCACCAGGAAGACGGCGAGCTGGCGCTGGAAACCCTGCGCCGGGCGTTGTTCGGCGAAGCCTTTCAGCCCATCGCCGCGCCGGCCCACGTCCTCAACCGGCCGGGCACCGCCACCGGCGCACTGGTGGGCGGCAACCTCAGCCTGCTCCAAACCATCACGGGCACGGCCTCGCAGGCAGGCTTCGCGGGTCGCATCCTGTTTCTGGAAGACTTGGACGAGTACCTCTACCACGTCGACCGCATGATGCTGCACCTGCACCGCTCCGGGCAGCTGGCCGGCCTGGCCGGGCTGGTGGTGGGCCACTTCTCCCAAATGCGCGACAACGCCATTCCCTTCGGCGTCACGGCCGAGGAAATCATCGACCGCTACGCCCGGATGTACGACTTCCCGGTGGCCTACAACTTCCCCGTAGGCCACGAGGCCGACAACCTGGCCCTGGTGGTGGGCCAGACCGTGACCCTGACGGTGGACGACGCAGGGGGCCGGCTGACGGCCTAA
- a CDS encoding alpha/beta hydrolase fold domain-containing protein, translating into MKASLLWVLLLVLGTWQRAAAQAPLDTTNGRFFQPVFPNVTVTPNVVYGSAVNYLGGTQTLLMDIYQPTGDASPERPVIIFAHGGGFVAGSRTDAYMVKVCTQFAKLGYVTASIEYRLGFPITGFPPPARDTVGVAQAAIRGMQDLRAAVRFFRADAAGANLYRASASRIAVGGSSAGAFAALEVGYLDKASEVPAYVGLAALGGIEGTSGNPGYNSFPLAVLNLSGATEQPGVIEPGNAPLYSAHGTSDATVPYLQGRVGSLLPPKYVYGSGRLNPYATSIGVPNQLRRFSKAGHVPFESTSAAGLAYADTVYRDMRAFLRPLLAPFATALPSLVINTNQFVPGGSYQDITINSGTATLSGNVTVYGTLVVRGQSGQAAGTLNTSCFVVDGPGNFDLQAGAMLRICDPDGISASGATGAIRNTGARTFSPDASYAYTGTGNQITGLGLPVQVREFEVNVPVPFTVQLTRDLSISQRFLPTSGHVLNSRALVLLSGPTGTALATPGAATLRSSLSFQRYLDPRVNSGLGYRHLALPFDFGGLTSVNAPAFTPEFNPAYNTAARPDLVTPFPNVYVYDQSRALTSPATSYSEFDKGWAVPVAPGGSLTGFDRGRGFILNITAGQTLDLNGPLTRNNEDIAVTLAPAATPTAGWHLVGNPFASAMSWDAVPVPSGMSGAMYIFVSTAQYAGNYRTYVNGMGSVGATIPLGQGFFVRSLSASPVTLTMPVSARITNFNVANTATVQRSTADTRPQLRLTLAAAATPAAADEAYLYQQAGATSGVDAAFDAVKLSNPSGLNLSTVAAGQPLAINGLPMVGAPTTIPLAVDVPSPGAYVLTADQLANYAPGAFALTDGLTGTRTPLAAGTRYAFTLAGTTAPGRFALELSAAGVLAASPAQALAAGLQVWPNPASGSFQVALPLPAGAAAPVVAELTNVLGQTVRRLQLATAGQQLAGEVSVRGLAPGVYQLHLTVAGTALVRRVVVE; encoded by the coding sequence ATGAAGGCTTCTTTACTATGGGTATTGCTGCTGGTGCTGGGCACCTGGCAGCGGGCCGCGGCCCAAGCGCCCCTTGACACCACTAACGGGCGCTTCTTTCAGCCGGTGTTTCCGAACGTGACCGTGACGCCGAACGTGGTCTACGGCTCGGCCGTGAACTACCTGGGCGGCACCCAAACCCTGCTGATGGACATCTACCAGCCCACCGGCGACGCCAGCCCCGAGCGGCCGGTCATCATTTTTGCCCACGGCGGCGGCTTCGTGGCGGGCTCGCGCACCGACGCCTACATGGTGAAGGTGTGCACCCAGTTTGCGAAACTGGGCTACGTCACGGCCAGCATTGAGTACCGGCTGGGCTTCCCCATCACCGGCTTCCCGCCGCCCGCCCGCGACACCGTGGGCGTGGCGCAGGCCGCCATCCGGGGCATGCAGGATTTGCGCGCGGCCGTGCGCTTTTTCCGGGCCGACGCGGCCGGCGCCAACCTGTACCGCGCCAGCGCCAGCCGCATCGCGGTGGGCGGTTCGTCGGCCGGGGCCTTTGCGGCGCTGGAAGTGGGCTACCTCGACAAGGCCAGCGAGGTGCCCGCCTACGTGGGCCTAGCCGCGCTGGGCGGCATCGAGGGAACCAGCGGCAACCCGGGCTACAACAGCTTCCCGCTGGCCGTGCTCAACCTGAGCGGGGCCACTGAGCAGCCCGGCGTCATCGAGCCCGGCAACGCGCCTCTCTACAGCGCCCACGGCACTTCCGACGCCACTGTGCCTTACCTGCAAGGCCGGGTGGGCTCACTGCTGCCGCCCAAGTACGTGTACGGCAGCGGCCGCCTCAACCCCTACGCCACCAGCATTGGCGTGCCCAACCAGCTGCGCCGCTTCAGCAAGGCCGGGCACGTGCCCTTCGAGAGCACCAGCGCCGCCGGCCTGGCTTATGCCGACACGGTGTACCGCGACATGCGCGCCTTCCTGCGCCCGCTGTTGGCGCCCTTCGCGACGGCGCTGCCTAGCCTGGTTATCAACACTAATCAGTTCGTGCCCGGGGGCTCTTACCAGGACATTACTATCAACAGCGGCACGGCCACGCTCAGCGGCAACGTGACGGTGTACGGCACGTTGGTGGTGCGCGGCCAGAGCGGCCAAGCAGCCGGCACCCTGAACACCAGCTGCTTCGTGGTAGATGGACCCGGCAATTTCGACCTGCAGGCCGGCGCCATGCTGCGCATCTGCGACCCCGACGGCATCAGCGCCAGCGGCGCCACGGGTGCCATTCGCAACACGGGCGCGCGCACCTTCAGCCCCGATGCCAGCTACGCTTACACCGGCACCGGCAACCAAATCACCGGTTTGGGCCTGCCCGTTCAGGTGCGCGAGTTTGAGGTGAACGTGCCCGTCCCCTTCACCGTGCAGCTGACCAGAGACTTAAGCATCAGTCAGCGTTTCCTGCCCACCAGCGGGCACGTACTCAACAGCCGGGCGCTGGTGCTGCTATCGGGCCCCACGGGCACGGCCCTGGCCACGCCCGGCGCGGCCACGCTGCGGAGCAGCCTTTCGTTTCAGCGCTACCTCGACCCCCGCGTGAACTCCGGCCTGGGCTACCGCCACTTGGCCTTGCCGTTTGATTTTGGGGGCCTGACAAGCGTGAATGCGCCCGCCTTCACGCCCGAGTTCAACCCGGCCTATAACACCGCCGCCCGGCCCGATTTGGTAACGCCCTTCCCCAACGTTTACGTTTACGACCAGTCCCGGGCCCTCACCTCGCCGGCCACCAGCTACTCGGAGTTCGACAAGGGCTGGGCCGTGCCCGTGGCTCCCGGCGGCTCCCTCACCGGCTTCGACCGCGGCCGGGGCTTCATCCTGAACATCACCGCCGGCCAGACGCTGGACCTGAACGGCCCCCTCACCCGCAACAACGAAGACATTGCCGTGACGCTGGCCCCGGCCGCCACGCCCACCGCCGGCTGGCACCTGGTCGGTAACCCCTTTGCCTCGGCCATGAGCTGGGATGCCGTGCCCGTGCCCAGTGGCATGAGCGGTGCGATGTACATCTTCGTGAGCACCGCCCAGTACGCCGGCAACTACCGCACCTACGTGAACGGTATGGGCAGCGTGGGAGCCACCATTCCACTGGGGCAGGGGTTCTTTGTGCGTTCCTTAAGCGCGTCGCCTGTCACGCTCACCATGCCCGTGAGCGCCCGCATCACCAACTTTAATGTTGCTAACACGGCCACGGTACAGCGCTCCACTGCCGATACCCGGCCGCAGCTGCGCCTCACGCTGGCCGCCGCGGCCACCCCGGCCGCTGCCGACGAGGCCTACCTGTACCAGCAAGCCGGCGCCACCAGCGGCGTCGATGCCGCCTTCGATGCCGTCAAGCTGTCCAACCCCAGCGGCCTGAACCTGTCCACCGTGGCCGCCGGCCAGCCGCTGGCCATCAACGGCCTGCCGATGGTGGGGGCACCCACCACCATCCCGCTCGCCGTGGACGTGCCCAGCCCGGGCGCCTACGTGCTCACGGCCGACCAGCTAGCCAACTATGCCCCCGGCGCCTTCGCTTTGACCGATGGGCTGACGGGCACCCGCACGCCCCTGGCCGCCGGCACCCGCTACGCCTTCACGCTGGCCGGCACCACGGCCCCCGGCCGCTTCGCCCTGGAGCTGAGCGCGGCCGGTGTGCTGGCTGCCTCGCCCGCGCAGGCCCTGGCCGCCGGGCTGCAGGTGTGGCCGAACCCGGCCTCGGGCAGCTTCCAAGTGGCGTTGCCGCTGCCGGCCGGGGCCGCTGCACCGGTGGTGGCTGAGTTAACGAACGTTCTGGGCCAGACGGTGCGTCGCCTCCAGCTGGCAACGGCCGGCCAGCAGTTGGCTGGTGAGGTGAGCGTGCGCGGCCTGGCGCCGGGCGTGTACCAGCTGCACCTCACGGTGGCCGGCACGGCGCTGGTGCGCCGCGTGGTGGTGGAATAA
- a CDS encoding alpha/beta fold hydrolase has protein sequence MKHLAILLTLLAFCLPAAAQSKLKTQVSPVFYFRQRADVQPYAGKPYRLSARMKVEAPAGDSADANVFAVTFDKNKKYLSMSKPGQMRAKRRDGRWRTFALTGTLPKTAAQLTINANVYLNGTFGYDDFKLEVASGKNQWQSVPLLNGDFEAARADSANGFPNGWRPLALNDAYRYRVAQEPAGNHFLEITGQGVVNYGRNAAAGHTVALNGIKLYYETYGTGEPLLLLHGNGQSISAFTAQIPELAKHYQVIAVDTRAQGQSTNGKQTLSYDLFADDMSALLKALNIPAAHVVGWSDGGNTGLSLALHHPQQVKKLVTMGANLWADTLAVTPATLKEVHKGKTLTTLLYPVNKQARKVRPLMTLLLDYPRMKATDLAGISAPTLVLAGEKDLIQPAHTRLIASSIPKGEVKILPSLTHYAPQEDPAVFNAAVLEFLGRP, from the coding sequence TTGAAACACCTCGCCATTCTCCTCACGCTGCTGGCTTTCTGCCTGCCCGCCGCCGCCCAGTCCAAGCTCAAAACCCAGGTCAGCCCCGTGTTCTACTTCCGGCAGCGGGCGGATGTGCAGCCCTACGCCGGCAAGCCCTACCGCCTCTCGGCCCGCATGAAGGTGGAGGCGCCCGCTGGCGACAGCGCCGATGCTAACGTTTTCGCCGTGACGTTTGATAAAAACAAGAAATACCTGAGCATGAGCAAGCCCGGCCAGATGCGGGCCAAGCGGCGCGACGGCCGGTGGCGCACCTTCGCCCTCACCGGCACGCTGCCCAAAACGGCCGCGCAGCTTACCATCAACGCCAACGTGTACCTCAACGGCACCTTTGGCTATGACGATTTTAAGCTGGAAGTAGCCAGCGGTAAAAACCAGTGGCAGTCTGTGCCGCTGCTCAACGGCGACTTTGAGGCCGCCCGTGCTGATAGTGCGAACGGCTTTCCCAACGGCTGGCGACCCCTGGCGCTCAACGATGCCTACCGCTACCGCGTGGCGCAGGAGCCGGCCGGCAACCACTTTCTCGAAATCACGGGCCAGGGCGTGGTGAACTACGGCCGCAACGCCGCCGCTGGCCACACCGTGGCCCTCAACGGCATCAAGCTCTACTACGAAACCTACGGCACCGGCGAGCCCTTGCTGCTGCTGCACGGCAACGGCCAGTCCATTTCGGCCTTCACCGCCCAGATTCCCGAACTGGCCAAGCACTACCAGGTCATTGCCGTGGATACCCGCGCCCAGGGCCAGAGCACCAACGGCAAGCAAACCCTCTCCTACGACCTCTTCGCCGACGACATGAGCGCGCTGCTGAAGGCGCTGAACATCCCGGCCGCCCACGTGGTGGGCTGGAGCGATGGCGGCAATACCGGCCTCAGCCTGGCCCTGCACCACCCCCAGCAGGTAAAAAAACTCGTGACCATGGGCGCCAACCTCTGGGCCGACACCCTGGCCGTAACGCCCGCCACCCTGAAAGAGGTGCACAAAGGCAAAACCCTGACCACCCTGCTCTACCCCGTCAACAAGCAGGCCCGCAAGGTGCGCCCGCTTATGACGCTGCTGCTCGACTACCCACGCATGAAGGCCACCGACTTGGCCGGCATATCGGCCCCCACGCTGGTGCTGGCCGGCGAGAAAGACCTGATTCAGCCGGCCCACACCCGCCTCATCGCCAGCAGCATTCCCAAGGGCGAGGTGAAGATATTGCCCAGCCTCACGCACTACGCCCCGCAGGAAGACCCGGCCGTGTTCAACGCGGCGGTGCTGGAATTCCTGGGCCGGCCGTAA
- a CDS encoding FG-GAP-like repeat-containing protein — protein sequence MALSTLLNMRLLAAGALLAAAGPASAQAPTIIGLSPAANTAALPRTGALTVTFSQPLTAASAGALRVYGNQRGGLRTRGTTPAAVLGPALSFAPGPRPYLPGEEVQYTVTRAATSTGGAALARPWVGRFTAAVSGPGNGHFGPTATTWVDGTPYNVALGDADNDGDLDLFVCMAGSVDVLLRLNDGKGHFGGGQRVSGGYNPSALVLADVNGDGWLDLLAVNFLSQNVTVSLNDGRGGFGNARSASAGALPLALAVADLDGDGDLDLAIANGGVRTVSVRMNDGTGAFSGTQDLPTTGQGDGVALGDVDQDGDVDLVALDSFGATADVFRNDGSGTFGPLTTTPIARDPRNVALVDVDHDGDLDLLANSEAGQALSVRLNDGTGNFGGGQDVPLGFNSWRMTIGDLNGDGHPDAAVVCPNDSVVSVCFNDGAGRFDAPLHLPMGHSPYGVATADVDGDGDLDLVAANFSGAGLVSVRLNEYLAPEPTAPTTGPLELYPNPTAGSFRVLSREPDAPVRVFNSAGRQVLAARTNATGAATLLLPTDLAPGLYLVKAGAHTQRLVVE from the coding sequence ATGGCCCTTTCTACTCTTCTAAATATGCGCTTGCTGGCGGCCGGCGCCCTGCTGGCCGCGGCGGGCCCGGCCAGTGCCCAGGCGCCCACCATCATCGGCCTGAGCCCGGCGGCCAACACCGCCGCCCTGCCCCGCACCGGGGCCCTCACCGTCACGTTCAGCCAGCCGCTCACGGCCGCTTCGGCGGGGGCGCTGCGGGTGTACGGCAACCAGCGCGGCGGCCTGCGCACGCGGGGCACCACGCCCGCGGCGGTGCTGGGCCCCGCCCTCAGCTTTGCGCCCGGGCCCCGGCCCTACCTGCCCGGCGAGGAAGTGCAGTACACCGTGACGCGGGCCGCCACCAGCACGGGCGGCGCGGCCTTGGCCCGGCCGTGGGTGGGCCGGTTCACGGCGGCCGTTTCGGGCCCCGGCAACGGCCACTTCGGCCCCACCGCCACCACCTGGGTAGACGGCACCCCCTACAACGTGGCCCTGGGCGACGCCGACAACGACGGCGACCTCGACCTGTTTGTGTGCATGGCCGGCTCCGTCGACGTGCTGCTGCGCCTCAACGACGGCAAGGGCCACTTCGGCGGCGGGCAGCGCGTGTCGGGCGGGTACAACCCCTCGGCCTTGGTGCTGGCCGACGTGAACGGCGACGGTTGGCTCGACCTGCTGGCCGTAAACTTCCTGAGCCAGAACGTAACCGTGAGCCTCAATGACGGGCGGGGCGGCTTCGGCAATGCCCGCAGTGCCTCCGCCGGCGCGCTGCCCCTGGCCTTGGCCGTGGCCGACCTCGACGGCGACGGCGACCTCGACCTGGCCATTGCCAACGGCGGCGTACGCACCGTGAGCGTGCGCATGAACGACGGAACCGGCGCCTTTTCCGGCACCCAAGACCTGCCCACCACCGGCCAGGGCGACGGCGTTGCTCTGGGCGACGTGGACCAGGACGGCGACGTAGACCTGGTGGCGCTCGACAGTTTCGGGGCCACGGCCGACGTGTTTCGCAACGACGGCAGCGGCACCTTTGGCCCCCTGACCACCACGCCCATTGCCCGCGACCCGCGCAACGTGGCCCTGGTGGACGTGGACCACGACGGCGACCTGGACCTGCTGGCCAACAGCGAGGCCGGCCAGGCCCTGAGCGTGCGCCTCAACGACGGCACCGGCAACTTTGGCGGGGGGCAGGACGTGCCCCTGGGCTTCAACAGCTGGCGGATGACCATCGGCGACCTGAACGGCGACGGCCACCCCGACGCCGCGGTGGTGTGCCCCAACGACAGCGTGGTGAGCGTGTGCTTCAACGATGGCGCGGGCCGGTTTGACGCCCCTTTGCACCTGCCCATGGGCCATAGCCCCTACGGCGTGGCCACCGCCGACGTGGACGGCGACGGCGACCTCGACCTGGTGGCCGCCAACTTCAGCGGCGCCGGCCTGGTGAGCGTGCGCCTCAACGAGTACCTGGCTCCGGAGCCCACCGCCCCCACCACCGGGCCCCTGGAGCTCTACCCCAACCCCACCGCCGGCTCGTTCCGCGTGCTCAGCCGCGAGCCCGATGCCCCGGTGCGTGTGTTCAACAGCGCCGGCCGCCAGGTGCTGGCCGCCCGCACCAACGCCACGGGCGCGGCCACCCTGCTGCTGCCCACCGACCTGGCCCCCGGCCTCTACCTGGTGAAGGCGGGGGCCCACACCCAGCGCCTAGTGGTAGAATAA
- a CDS encoding M28 family peptidase, giving the protein MNFRSLRLPLAALAGLLVLTGCPDKTKTTETATTDAPAAPKLPKAPVFNADSAYAFTAKQVSFGPRVPNSKAHVACGDWIVRKMKGFGLKVMEQPFSAMTFDGTNIRCRNIIAQYQPTAARRVAIFGHWDTRPFADNDKDPKKKNAPMDGASDGASAVAVAMEMARVLGQQPDSLAPNVGVDFIFFDAEDWGHDDTTQQDLKNQLDGSGTDSWCLGSQYWTKNLLPANYKAEYGVLLDMVGAKGGTFTREETSRTYARGPLDKIWNTAATLGYSDFFLFQDTGGITDDHVYTNKAGIPTLDIYDHPSYGNDYFPAYHHATTDNMSIIDRKTLKAVGQTMTQVLYVD; this is encoded by the coding sequence ATGAACTTCCGCTCTCTTCGCCTTCCCTTGGCCGCGCTGGCCGGCCTGCTCGTTCTCACAGGCTGCCCGGACAAAACCAAAACCACCGAAACGGCCACCACCGATGCCCCGGCCGCGCCCAAACTGCCCAAGGCCCCCGTGTTCAATGCCGACTCGGCCTACGCCTTCACGGCCAAGCAGGTGAGCTTCGGGCCGCGCGTGCCCAACTCCAAGGCCCACGTGGCCTGCGGCGACTGGATAGTGCGCAAGATGAAGGGCTTCGGCCTGAAGGTGATGGAGCAGCCCTTCAGCGCGATGACGTTTGACGGCACCAACATCCGCTGCCGCAATATCATTGCGCAATACCAGCCCACGGCGGCGCGGCGCGTGGCCATCTTCGGCCACTGGGACACCCGGCCCTTCGCCGACAACGACAAAGACCCAAAGAAGAAAAACGCCCCCATGGATGGCGCCTCCGACGGCGCCAGCGCCGTGGCCGTGGCCATGGAAATGGCCCGCGTGCTCGGCCAGCAGCCCGATTCGCTGGCCCCCAATGTGGGCGTGGACTTCATCTTCTTCGACGCCGAAGACTGGGGCCACGACGACACCACCCAGCAGGACCTGAAAAACCAACTCGACGGCAGCGGCACCGACTCCTGGTGCCTGGGCTCGCAGTACTGGACCAAGAACCTGCTGCCCGCCAACTACAAGGCCGAGTACGGCGTGCTGCTGGATATGGTGGGTGCCAAGGGCGGCACCTTCACCCGCGAAGAAACCTCGCGCACCTACGCCCGCGGCCCGCTCGACAAAATCTGGAACACGGCCGCCACGCTGGGTTACTCCGACTTCTTCCTGTTTCAGGACACCGGCGGCATCACCGATGACCACGTGTACACTAACAAGGCCGGCATTCCGACGCTGGACATCTACGACCACCCCAGCTACGGCAACGACTACTTCCCGGCCTACCACCACGCCACCACCGACAACATGAGCATCATCGACCGCAAGACGCTCAAGGCCGTAGGCCAGACCATGACGCAGGTGCTGTACGTGGACTGA